In Ruminiclostridium papyrosolvens DSM 2782, the following proteins share a genomic window:
- a CDS encoding ACT domain-containing protein, protein MKQESIFFLVDSFILPDIFSKVIEVKKILSLGKIKTVNDAVKEVGISRSAYYKYKDYVFPFNETSRGKVITLFFVVEDFSGILSSIMNKIASASANILTINQNIPINGLADVTISIETMNMKIDIQNLLTEISKVEGVRKSEILAR, encoded by the coding sequence ATGAAACAAGAATCTATATTTTTTTTAGTTGATTCATTTATTTTACCCGACATATTTTCAAAGGTTATAGAAGTTAAGAAGATTCTTAGTCTAGGTAAAATAAAAACTGTTAACGATGCCGTCAAAGAAGTAGGAATCAGCAGAAGCGCCTACTACAAATACAAAGATTATGTTTTCCCTTTTAATGAGACATCAAGGGGTAAGGTTATAACGTTATTTTTCGTTGTAGAAGACTTTTCGGGCATTCTATCGAGTATTATGAATAAAATTGCTTCAGCCAGTGCAAATATATTGACAATTAACCAGAACATACCTATAAACGGGTTGGCAGATGTGACAATTTCTATTGAAACTATGAATATGAAAATAGATATTCAAAATCTTTTAACAGAGATTAGCAAGGTTGAGGGTGTCAGAAAAAGTGAAATATTAGCTAGGTAA
- the thrC gene encoding threonine synthase, with protein sequence MLYRSTRGSCRSVSAAEAIKRGIAADGGLFVPEKTVQFNLEQIALMSELSYQERAVKILEGYLDDYTFEELSECVNKAYTAEKFESNDIAPLHKLYDSVNVLELWHGPTSAFKDMALQILPHFLVKALKKTGEKEEIVILVATSGDTGKAALEGFKDVKGTKIIVFFPSEGVSQVQKMQMVTQEGGNVYAIAVNGNFDDAQNGVKRIFGDEDVSVLMEENGYKFSSANSINWGRLVPQIVYYFSAYADMIKNGEIKAGEKINFVVPTGNFGNILAAYYAMQMGLPVNKLICASNDNNVLTDFINTGEYNKNREFKKTLSPSMDILISSNLERLLYLITDYNAEKVCDWMNKLKMEGSYTVDQDTKKKIQNILWAGYSNDSDTLKTIESVYQETGYVVDTHTAVAVDVYDKYVISTSDVTKAVIVSTASPFKFNESVVKAIAGEETIKGKTEFELLSVLSEKSGLKIPAPLKELDKKPVLHKGFCEPINMIDKVKDALNIQENIKTEK encoded by the coding sequence ATGTTATATCGAAGCACAAGAGGAAGTTGCAGAAGCGTTAGTGCTGCTGAAGCTATAAAGAGAGGTATTGCAGCAGATGGAGGTTTGTTCGTACCTGAAAAGACAGTTCAGTTTAATCTTGAGCAAATAGCTCTTATGAGTGAATTGAGTTATCAGGAAAGAGCGGTTAAGATACTGGAAGGGTATTTGGATGATTATACTTTCGAGGAACTTTCAGAGTGTGTAAACAAGGCTTATACCGCTGAGAAATTTGAAAGCAATGATATTGCTCCTTTGCATAAGCTTTATGATTCGGTAAATGTACTGGAACTGTGGCACGGGCCTACAAGTGCATTCAAAGATATGGCTCTGCAAATACTTCCGCATTTTCTTGTTAAAGCGCTCAAGAAAACCGGGGAAAAAGAAGAGATAGTTATTCTTGTGGCAACGTCAGGAGATACAGGTAAAGCAGCTCTTGAAGGCTTTAAGGATGTAAAAGGTACAAAGATTATTGTATTTTTCCCAAGTGAAGGCGTAAGTCAGGTTCAGAAAATGCAAATGGTTACCCAAGAGGGTGGTAATGTCTACGCTATAGCTGTAAACGGTAATTTTGATGATGCTCAGAATGGTGTAAAAAGAATATTCGGTGATGAGGATGTATCTGTATTAATGGAAGAAAATGGATACAAATTCTCTTCTGCAAACTCCATAAACTGGGGCAGACTTGTTCCGCAAATTGTTTATTATTTTTCAGCATATGCTGATATGATAAAGAACGGTGAAATTAAAGCAGGTGAAAAGATTAATTTTGTAGTTCCTACAGGTAATTTCGGTAATATATTGGCAGCATATTATGCTATGCAGATGGGCTTACCTGTTAACAAGCTTATTTGTGCTTCAAATGACAATAATGTGCTTACAGATTTTATTAATACAGGTGAATACAATAAAAACAGAGAATTTAAAAAGACTTTGTCTCCTTCAATGGATATTCTCATTTCTAGCAATCTGGAACGACTTTTGTATCTTATAACTGATTATAATGCCGAAAAGGTTTGCGACTGGATGAACAAGCTTAAAATGGAAGGTTCATATACTGTAGACCAGGATACGAAAAAGAAAATCCAGAATATACTCTGGGCAGGTTATTCAAATGACAGTGATACTTTAAAAACAATTGAAAGTGTTTATCAGGAGACAGGATATGTAGTTGACACACATACTGCGGTTGCAGTGGATGTATATGACAAATATGTTATCTCCACAAGTGATGTTACAAAAGCAGTTATCGTTTCTACAGCTAGTCCTTTCAAGTTTAATGAAAGCGTTGTAAAAGCAATCGCAGGAGAAGAAACCATTAAAGGAAAGACTGAGTTCGAGCTGCTGTCTGTACTGTCTGAAAAGTCAGGCCTTAAGATCCCTGCTCCATTAAAGGAATTGGATAAAAAGCCTGTTCTTCACAAGGGTTTTTGTGAACCTATAAACATGATTGATAAGGTTAAGGATGCATTAAATATTCAAGAAAATATCAAAACAGAAAAATAA
- a CDS encoding glucose-6-phosphate isomerase has product MERVTFDSSKASGFVSDYEINYFEGYAEQAHKMLHEKTGPGSDFLGWVDLPLNYDKDEFARIKKSAEKIKSDSDVLIVIGIGGSYLGARAAIEMLSHSFYNMLPKDKRKTPEIYFVGNNISSTYLSDLLELIEGKEVSVNVISKSGTTTEPAVAFRIFKEYMENKYGRQEAQKRIYATTDKARGALKKLADEEGYESFVIADDIGGRFSVLTAVGLLPIAVCGADIDMIMKGALDAYNQYKDFDFKNNDCYRYAAARNALYNKNKTIEIMVNYEPSLHFFTEWWKQLYGESEGKDQKGIFPAGVDFTTDLHSMGQYVQDGLRNLFETVINIGKAKKSITIKEDKDNIDGLNFLAGKEMAFVNNKAFEGTLLAHTDGGVPNLIVNVPELNEYYFGNLVYFFEKACGISGYLLAVNPFNQPGVEAYKKNMFALLGKPGFEEQKKELEARLGK; this is encoded by the coding sequence ATGGAAAGAGTAACATTTGACAGCTCCAAAGCTTCCGGCTTTGTAAGCGATTACGAGATTAACTATTTCGAAGGCTACGCAGAACAGGCACATAAAATGCTTCATGAAAAAACCGGCCCCGGAAGTGATTTTTTAGGATGGGTTGATTTACCATTAAATTACGATAAAGATGAATTTGCACGTATAAAGAAGTCCGCTGAGAAAATCAAGTCCGATTCTGATGTACTGATAGTTATAGGAATCGGAGGTTCTTATCTTGGTGCGAGAGCAGCAATAGAAATGCTATCACATTCTTTTTACAATATGTTGCCAAAGGATAAGAGAAAAACCCCTGAAATCTACTTTGTAGGAAACAACATCAGTTCAACTTATCTTTCTGACCTTTTAGAATTAATAGAAGGCAAAGAAGTATCAGTTAACGTTATATCAAAATCAGGTACAACTACAGAACCAGCAGTGGCTTTCAGAATATTCAAGGAATACATGGAAAACAAGTACGGCAGGCAGGAGGCTCAAAAAAGAATATACGCAACTACAGACAAAGCAAGAGGAGCTTTAAAGAAACTTGCTGATGAAGAAGGCTATGAGTCTTTTGTAATTGCTGATGATATAGGTGGCAGATTTTCGGTTCTGACAGCTGTTGGACTTCTGCCAATTGCTGTTTGCGGTGCAGATATTGATATGATTATGAAGGGTGCTCTTGACGCATATAATCAGTACAAGGATTTCGATTTCAAAAACAATGACTGCTACAGATATGCAGCTGCAAGGAATGCACTCTATAACAAGAATAAGACTATTGAGATTATGGTTAACTATGAACCGTCACTTCATTTCTTTACTGAATGGTGGAAGCAGCTTTATGGAGAGAGTGAAGGAAAGGATCAGAAGGGCATTTTCCCTGCGGGAGTTGATTTTACAACCGACCTTCATTCCATGGGACAGTATGTACAGGATGGTTTAAGAAACCTTTTTGAAACTGTTATAAACATTGGTAAGGCTAAGAAAAGCATAACAATAAAAGAGGATAAGGACAACATTGACGGCCTTAACTTCCTTGCAGGAAAAGAAATGGCATTCGTTAACAATAAGGCTTTTGAAGGAACACTCCTTGCTCATACAGATGGAGGAGTACCTAATCTTATTGTTAATGTTCCTGAGCTTAATGAGTACTATTTCGGAAACCTTGTATACTTCTTTGAAAAGGCTTGTGGAATAAGCGGATATCTTCTTGCTGTAAATCCATTTAACCAGCCGGGTGTAGAGGCATACAAGAAAAATATGTTTGCACTCCTTGGTAAACCGGGATTTGAGGAGCAGAAGAAAGAATTGGAAGCAAGACTTGGTAAGTAA
- a CDS encoding tetratricopeptide repeat protein produces MDLKQEIRSFTPIDIEKLSQEKNVSEKVIDSVKGYNKAIENLRTGSEDIAMIELKKVISVNPDFFEAVNLLGLCYAYTNQIGKAQELFARVADSEGNSAKVEEYLNYIGRESTSGKGAGNIRTVKPEVSPKNPKQRAAKPKKPTNEEVQPEYVLIKNLGSQLKKPSVAVTINILSVICLIAAIAVFMVNYKNTRSNESSPDTTVNTNEKYNKVVSQNEKLKKDLDAANLKLKQIQLSSQLSQISGLYGQYKYVEAADMLLALPAKDLSAENKKKYDSIKANILNSAANQLTTEGNSLFNKKKYKEAIQKLEKVFTYGAKWPFGDKALYVLGKSYVANNEPQKGAETYNKLINDYPASTYSRYAKSRLESLK; encoded by the coding sequence ATGGATTTAAAACAGGAAATTAGAAGTTTTACTCCTATCGACATAGAAAAACTATCCCAGGAAAAGAACGTGTCCGAAAAGGTAATAGATTCTGTAAAAGGGTATAATAAAGCCATAGAAAATCTGCGTACCGGCAGCGAAGATATAGCTATGATTGAACTGAAGAAGGTCATTTCAGTTAATCCGGATTTTTTTGAAGCAGTTAATTTACTTGGTTTATGCTATGCATATACAAATCAGATAGGTAAGGCGCAAGAACTTTTTGCAAGAGTTGCAGATTCAGAAGGCAATTCAGCTAAAGTTGAAGAATATTTAAATTATATAGGCAGGGAAAGCACTTCGGGAAAGGGTGCCGGTAATATAAGAACGGTAAAACCCGAGGTAAGCCCAAAGAACCCAAAGCAAAGAGCCGCAAAACCAAAGAAGCCTACTAACGAAGAAGTACAGCCTGAATATGTATTAATCAAAAATTTAGGCTCACAATTAAAGAAGCCTTCTGTTGCCGTAACCATAAACATATTAAGCGTTATTTGCCTTATAGCGGCAATTGCTGTTTTTATGGTAAATTATAAAAATACCCGCAGTAATGAAAGCAGCCCGGATACAACTGTAAATACAAATGAGAAATACAACAAGGTAGTATCTCAAAATGAAAAACTCAAGAAGGATTTGGATGCAGCCAATTTAAAACTAAAGCAAATACAGCTGTCTTCTCAGTTATCTCAAATATCAGGATTATATGGACAATACAAATATGTTGAAGCTGCAGATATGCTTTTAGCATTACCGGCAAAGGACTTATCTGCAGAGAATAAAAAGAAGTATGATTCCATAAAAGCCAATATACTTAATAGCGCTGCAAACCAATTAACGACAGAAGGAAACAGCTTATTTAACAAGAAAAAATATAAAGAAGCAATTCAAAAGCTTGAAAAGGTGTTTACTTATGGGGCAAAATGGCCTTTTGGAGATAAGGCCCTCTACGTACTGGGTAAAAGTTATGTGGCAAATAATGAACCTCAAAAGGGTGCAGAAACATATAATAAGCTTATAAATGACTATCCGGCTTCAACCTACTCGAGATACGCCAAAAGCAGGCTGGAGTCATTAAAATAA
- a CDS encoding alpha/beta-type small acid-soluble spore protein produces MSRPKTPLVEDSREALTRFKMECAAEIGRTQFTKENNDHYKGDLTSKQNGSEGGPIGGQMVKRMIEAYENQLRNQ; encoded by the coding sequence ATGTCGAGACCTAAAACACCACTTGTGGAAGACAGCAGAGAAGCACTTACCAGGTTTAAGATGGAGTGTGCTGCTGAAATTGGCAGAACTCAATTCACCAAAGAGAACAATGACCACTACAAGGGAGATTTAACTTCAAAACAGAATGGCTCTGAAGGCGGTCCTATTGGTGGACAAATGGTTAAGAGAATGATTGAAGCCTATGAAAATCAGTTGAGAAATCAATAA
- the pheT gene encoding phenylalanine--tRNA ligase subunit beta, whose protein sequence is MKISLNWIKDYVDLEGIDIKELWYRFTMSTAEVEDVEFVGQDIKNVVVAKVLSVNPHPESKKLKITQVDSGDGVIQIVCGAPNVAEGILVPLVKIGGSVCKIPKIGKAKLVGVESFGMLCSASELGISDDHSGLLVLEGDYAPGTDIKSIIDIDDVIIEIDNKSLTNRPDLWGHYGIAREIAAIYGRELKPMNLDSLEGSEDKAKLDITVEDTEKCLRYSGLKIDGVKKLETPMNMKVRLFYCGMRSISPLVDLTNYLMLEMGQPMHAFDSRQVESGIVVRSTKETTPFTTLDGVERKLPEDALLICTKERPVAIAGIMGGENSEVLEDTTSILLESATFEGSSTRKSSTKIGLRTEASARYEKMLDPNMTVQAIQRFVKLLRDIQPDIQFTSALTDVYCNELEPIDIEITKPYIDKYIGNTLTTEKMVEILRALEFKVDVDGDTFRIKVPTFRATKDITMKVDIIEEITRVFGYDNIQPQTLDIALKPLQYNEERLLDHKIKELLSERFGASEVNSYIWYDNTFNSRAGIETNAQVKVLNPQAQDSNTLRDSMVPGMLSFAEKNEKTYDDFSLFEIGSVFKAETSKEKCEQHKNICILVASKIKSEDELFYELKGMLSFIAKTLKNVDFEYTACTSGYNWVHPMKSVDVSYNGNMMGYIAAVHPMIKKNIGKKLNIAVLEINRDVLQSIEQKLFKYKEPSKYPEVLLDYSFLVDNSVTFDKLMQDIRGFKSKVLNGFEFVTIYNGKGLPEGKKSMTFRFVIGSDEKTLSSEDINEFANSLLNYMAEVGYTLR, encoded by the coding sequence TTGAAAATATCATTAAACTGGATTAAAGATTATGTTGATTTAGAAGGCATTGATATAAAGGAATTATGGTACAGGTTTACCATGTCCACAGCAGAAGTTGAGGATGTGGAATTTGTAGGACAGGACATTAAAAACGTAGTTGTAGCTAAGGTTTTAAGCGTAAATCCACATCCTGAATCAAAAAAGTTGAAAATTACACAGGTGGATTCAGGCGATGGTGTAATTCAGATTGTTTGCGGAGCTCCAAATGTAGCAGAGGGCATTCTTGTACCTTTGGTAAAAATCGGAGGTTCTGTCTGTAAAATACCAAAGATAGGAAAAGCAAAACTTGTAGGAGTTGAAAGCTTTGGTATGCTGTGTTCAGCTTCAGAGTTGGGAATCAGTGATGATCACAGCGGGCTTCTTGTTCTGGAGGGTGACTACGCACCCGGTACCGACATAAAATCAATAATTGATATTGATGATGTAATTATTGAGATAGACAATAAGTCCTTAACAAACAGACCTGACCTGTGGGGACATTATGGAATTGCCCGTGAAATTGCAGCCATATACGGAAGAGAACTGAAGCCAATGAACCTTGACAGTCTGGAAGGTTCGGAGGATAAGGCAAAACTTGATATAACTGTTGAAGATACGGAGAAATGTCTGAGATATTCAGGTCTTAAAATAGATGGTGTTAAGAAACTTGAAACTCCTATGAACATGAAGGTAAGGCTTTTCTACTGCGGAATGAGGTCAATATCTCCACTGGTAGATTTAACTAACTACCTCATGCTTGAAATGGGCCAGCCAATGCATGCGTTTGACTCAAGACAGGTGGAAAGTGGAATAGTTGTACGCTCTACAAAAGAAACTACCCCTTTCACAACTCTGGACGGTGTTGAAAGAAAACTCCCTGAAGATGCATTGCTTATTTGTACAAAGGAACGTCCTGTTGCAATAGCAGGTATAATGGGTGGCGAAAATTCAGAGGTACTGGAAGATACAACTTCAATATTACTGGAATCTGCTACTTTTGAGGGCTCTTCAACCAGAAAAAGCTCAACCAAAATAGGACTTCGTACAGAAGCAAGTGCAAGATACGAAAAAATGCTTGACCCCAATATGACAGTTCAGGCAATACAAAGGTTTGTAAAACTTCTTCGTGATATTCAGCCTGATATACAGTTTACATCAGCTTTGACAGACGTTTATTGTAATGAGCTTGAGCCAATTGATATAGAAATAACCAAACCGTATATCGACAAGTACATCGGAAACACCCTGACTACCGAAAAAATGGTTGAGATACTCAGGGCTCTGGAATTCAAGGTTGATGTAGACGGAGATACTTTCAGAATAAAAGTTCCTACCTTCAGAGCAACAAAGGATATAACTATGAAGGTAGATATAATAGAAGAAATAACAAGAGTTTTCGGTTATGATAATATTCAGCCTCAGACTCTTGATATTGCCTTAAAGCCATTGCAATATAATGAAGAAAGGCTTCTTGACCATAAAATAAAGGAATTGCTTTCAGAAAGATTCGGTGCCTCCGAGGTCAACAGCTATATATGGTATGATAATACTTTCAATTCTAGAGCAGGTATTGAAACGAATGCACAAGTAAAGGTTCTGAACCCACAGGCTCAGGATTCCAATACCCTGAGAGACAGCATGGTTCCGGGAATGCTTTCCTTTGCTGAAAAAAATGAAAAGACATATGACGATTTTTCATTGTTTGAAATTGGAAGTGTATTCAAAGCTGAAACTTCAAAAGAAAAGTGCGAACAGCACAAGAATATATGTATTTTGGTTGCAAGTAAAATTAAAAGTGAAGACGAGCTTTTCTATGAATTAAAAGGAATGCTCTCCTTTATTGCCAAAACTTTAAAAAATGTTGATTTTGAATATACAGCATGTACCAGCGGTTATAACTGGGTTCATCCTATGAAATCAGTTGACGTAAGCTATAACGGTAATATGATGGGATACATTGCAGCAGTTCACCCCATGATTAAGAAAAACATCGGCAAAAAGCTGAATATTGCAGTCCTCGAGATAAACAGGGATGTACTCCAGAGTATTGAACAAAAACTGTTTAAATACAAAGAGCCGTCCAAATATCCGGAAGTCCTGCTTGACTACAGCTTCCTTGTTGACAATAGTGTAACATTTGACAAACTGATGCAGGATATCAGAGGCTTCAAGTCAAAGGTACTAAACGGTTTTGAATTTGTCACAATATACAATGGAAAAGGCTTACCTGAAGGAAAGAAGAGTATGACTTTCAGATTTGTAATCGGGTCAGATGAAAAAACCCTCTCCAGTGAGGATATAAATGAATTTGCAAACAGTCTGCTAAACTATATGGCAGAGGTGGGTTATACCCTCAGATAA
- a CDS encoding bifunctional folylpolyglutamate synthase/dihydrofolate synthase encodes MNYEAALEYLHGTLKFGSIFGLDRITKLLDLMGNPQKKLKFIHIAGTNGKGSTTAFISNILLEAGYRTGMFTSPYIQRFTERIKVNNTEISNNELAEQVLKIKKKIEEMVSDGFEHPTEFEIITAAAMEYFYTQNCDFVVLEVGLGGIVDSTNVIDLPEVSVITTISMDHMDRLGDTLGEIAAHKAGIIKQNGLVVLYPQEQEAEEVINKVAKEKNAKIHKVDFSTISKKSFGLEGQIFEYKDFENIKIGLLGDHQMRNAAVAIDTCELLCNKGVAITHRNILDGLENTTWPGRLEIINENPLVMIDGAHNLEGGQALNSAMDKYFIQKKKIFIVGFLRDKDFKGIMDMLSSKADTIITVTPNNDRAVPSAELAEFLKIYSCTVIDGISIQNGLRIAVGLADKESVICAFGSLYMIGEIRGHYK; translated from the coding sequence ATGAATTATGAAGCTGCATTGGAATATTTGCATGGTACCCTTAAGTTTGGCAGTATATTCGGACTTGACAGAATTACAAAACTTTTGGATTTAATGGGCAATCCCCAAAAAAAGCTAAAGTTTATTCATATTGCCGGAACAAATGGCAAGGGTTCTACAACAGCATTTATAAGCAACATTTTACTTGAAGCAGGATATAGGACAGGTATGTTTACTTCTCCTTATATTCAAAGATTTACAGAAAGGATTAAAGTTAACAACACTGAGATATCAAACAATGAACTTGCTGAACAAGTTTTGAAAATAAAGAAAAAAATAGAAGAAATGGTGAGTGATGGATTTGAACATCCTACAGAGTTTGAAATCATTACAGCCGCTGCTATGGAATATTTCTACACACAGAACTGTGATTTTGTTGTATTGGAAGTAGGCCTTGGAGGTATTGTAGATTCTACAAATGTAATAGATTTACCTGAAGTATCGGTTATTACCACAATCAGTATGGATCATATGGATAGATTGGGGGATACTCTCGGGGAGATTGCAGCTCACAAGGCGGGTATAATAAAACAAAACGGATTGGTTGTGCTTTATCCTCAGGAGCAGGAAGCTGAAGAAGTAATAAATAAGGTAGCCAAAGAGAAAAATGCAAAGATACATAAAGTAGATTTTTCAACTATATCGAAAAAATCTTTTGGCTTAGAAGGACAAATATTTGAATATAAAGACTTTGAAAATATAAAAATCGGTTTACTGGGCGATCATCAGATGAGAAATGCTGCCGTTGCAATTGATACCTGCGAACTTTTATGTAATAAAGGTGTTGCTATTACACATAGGAATATATTAGACGGGTTGGAAAACACTACATGGCCCGGCAGGTTGGAAATAATTAACGAAAACCCTTTAGTTATGATAGACGGAGCACATAATCTGGAGGGCGGTCAGGCTCTGAATTCCGCAATGGACAAGTATTTTATACAAAAGAAAAAGATTTTTATCGTAGGCTTTTTACGTGATAAGGATTTTAAAGGAATAATGGATATGTTGAGCAGTAAAGCAGATACTATTATTACCGTCACTCCCAATAATGATAGAGCTGTTCCTTCTGCTGAACTGGCCGAATTTTTAAAGATATATTCTTGTACCGTAATAGATGGAATAAGTATCCAAAACGGATTACGGATTGCAGTTGGCCTTGCAGATAAAGAAAGCGTTATCTGTGCTTTTGGTTCACTTTATATGATTGGAGAAATAAGAGGACATTATAAATAG
- a CDS encoding homoserine dehydrogenase → MVNVAILGYGVVGSGVAEVIKKNSESIRQRAGTEIKVKWILDIRDFPGSPDKDVLTKNADDVFNDSEVSIVVETIGGARIAHEFTKRALMAGKSVVTSNKELVATHGPELLQMAKENGVSYLFEASVGGGIPIIRPLNQCLAANEINGITGILNGTTNYILTQMKKEGKSFEAALKEAQQNGYAEQNPTADVEGHDACRKIAILSSIAYNEFVDCENIYTEGITKITVDDMKYADAIDGVIKLIAVSKKSGGKIFARVSPAIVRNEHPLSNVEDVFNAIVVNGDAVGDAMFYGRGAGKLPTASAVVADVIDIAKHPDSGTAGVWVRTEENNILPIEESTARFLVRVNAKNIADAKKDILSVFGETDFVELHSKANDNEFAFISGKIAESEFAAKLDKLESVPDITVLNRIRIEE, encoded by the coding sequence ATGGTGAACGTGGCTATTTTAGGATACGGAGTTGTTGGCTCCGGTGTTGCAGAGGTTATTAAGAAAAATAGTGAAAGCATAAGACAGCGTGCAGGAACAGAGATAAAAGTAAAATGGATATTAGATATAAGAGATTTTCCGGGTAGTCCGGATAAAGATGTGCTTACTAAAAATGCAGATGATGTATTCAACGACAGTGAAGTTAGTATTGTAGTAGAAACCATAGGAGGGGCAAGGATTGCCCATGAATTTACAAAGAGAGCTCTTATGGCCGGAAAAAGTGTTGTAACCTCCAACAAGGAGCTAGTTGCAACCCATGGACCGGAGTTGCTGCAAATGGCAAAGGAAAATGGTGTCAGCTACCTGTTTGAAGCCAGCGTTGGAGGTGGTATTCCTATAATCCGTCCTTTAAACCAATGTCTGGCAGCTAATGAGATAAACGGTATAACAGGAATACTAAACGGAACTACAAATTATATACTGACTCAAATGAAAAAAGAAGGCAAAAGCTTTGAAGCTGCACTCAAAGAAGCTCAGCAGAACGGTTATGCGGAACAGAACCCAACAGCTGATGTTGAGGGACATGATGCTTGCAGGAAAATTGCTATTTTATCATCTATTGCGTACAACGAATTTGTCGATTGTGAGAATATTTATACTGAAGGTATAACAAAGATAACTGTAGATGATATGAAATATGCAGATGCAATAGATGGTGTTATAAAGTTGATTGCTGTTAGCAAAAAATCAGGCGGAAAGATATTTGCACGTGTTTCACCTGCAATTGTGCGCAATGAACATCCTCTTTCTAATGTGGAAGATGTTTTTAATGCTATTGTTGTTAATGGTGACGCCGTAGGAGATGCAATGTTCTATGGAAGAGGGGCAGGTAAATTGCCTACTGCAAGTGCTGTTGTAGCCGATGTTATAGACATAGCAAAGCATCCTGATTCTGGAACAGCAGGTGTGTGGGTGAGAACAGAGGAAAACAATATACTGCCCATCGAAGAAAGTACTGCCAGATTTTTGGTTAGGGTAAATGCAAAAAATATAGCTGATGCAAAGAAGGATATTCTATCAGTATTTGGTGAAACTGACTTTGTAGAATTACATTCCAAAGCAAACGATAATGAATTTGCTTTTATAAGTGGCAAAATAGCAGAAAGCGAATTTGCTGCAAAGCTTGATAAACTTGAATCTGTCCCTGACATTACAGTATTAAACAGAATAAGGATTGAAGAATAA
- a CDS encoding patatin-like phospholipase family protein — MYKRSRTVNIVLSGGGIKGIAFAGAYEEIEKKYKRTGNVAGVSAGALVGALIGAGYTSGELGRIMKEFDFSSFSDMGEIPMDISIANSMRSIEREKKTLSESDLETLLHRQDYAELNLVRKSKEDFVGSRGNFLVNLIAFSKKNAFLNGELLESWVSQLLANKGIHTFSDFRGGIADKVNPRGYKVRMTAVDANTGKVIVLPDDMALYNIDPDKLEVAKAVRMSACVPFVFDPVTIDYKDAGNKSKTHYIIDGGVLDNFPVWLIDSTENNVIIGLKLEGKEPKGLGSAELILKKLLHSSHDTGVPKNSYNIDNIAHINTGDISFLDFDISENDSLYLYNQGKLAVQKLFVSMQKKTRGWRF, encoded by the coding sequence ATGTATAAAAGAAGCAGAACAGTAAATATTGTACTTAGCGGAGGCGGAATAAAAGGTATAGCCTTTGCAGGAGCCTATGAGGAAATTGAAAAAAAGTATAAAAGAACAGGCAATGTTGCCGGTGTTTCAGCGGGTGCACTGGTTGGGGCACTTATAGGAGCAGGGTATACTTCTGGTGAGTTAGGAAGGATTATGAAGGAGTTTGATTTTAGTTCATTTTCTGATATGGGGGAAATCCCAATGGATATTTCCATTGCTAACAGCATGAGAAGTATAGAGCGTGAAAAGAAGACTCTTAGTGAAAGTGATTTGGAAACATTACTTCACCGTCAGGATTATGCTGAACTAAATCTTGTCAGAAAATCCAAGGAAGATTTTGTTGGATCAAGAGGAAACTTTCTTGTAAATCTGATTGCATTCAGTAAAAAGAATGCGTTTTTGAATGGTGAGCTATTGGAAAGCTGGGTTTCTCAGCTCCTTGCCAATAAGGGAATACACACCTTTAGTGATTTCAGAGGTGGAATAGCAGATAAGGTTAATCCCAGAGGGTACAAAGTGAGAATGACTGCTGTTGATGCCAATACAGGCAAAGTAATTGTTCTTCCCGATGACATGGCACTGTATAATATTGACCCTGATAAACTGGAGGTTGCAAAGGCGGTAAGAATGAGTGCTTGTGTACCATTTGTTTTTGACCCGGTTACAATTGACTACAAAGACGCCGGAAACAAGTCTAAAACTCATTATATAATAGATGGTGGTGTTCTTGATAACTTTCCGGTCTGGCTCATTGACAGCACCGAAAACAATGTAATTATAGGACTAAAACTGGAAGGCAAGGAACCAAAGGGTCTGGGCTCAGCTGAACTTATACTGAAAAAATTACTCCATTCTTCCCATGACACGGGAGTTCCCAAAAACTCCTACAACATAGATAATATTGCTCATATAAATACCGGGGATATCTCATTTTTGGATTTTGACATATCAGAGAATGATTCACTTTATCTCTATAATCAAGGCAAACTGGCTGTTCAGAAGCTTTTTGTCAGTATGCAAAAGAAAACCAGAGGATGGAGATTTTAG